In a single window of the Agrobacterium fabrum str. C58 genome:
- a CDS encoding LysR substrate-binding domain-containing protein yields MTLPPLATLRAFESAARKASFALAAQELGMTATAVSQHVRNLEAWLGVALFERHARGVRLTPAGMEFGNTVSGSLRQIASGAERIRRGHDRMTVRLASLPSVVAHFLTPRLPRFRASHPDIQVSISYSGAQHTSAADLTIGHGISFGENAVALFSAETRPTCAPSYIASAGPFNDEASLLRAELLHDDTETAWRDWFAVGDMSLPYGAGPIFADFNLLVTALKAGQGIGLCPTALLRKEIAEGQLTVLFDRAVDTDKYYWLIRPEEMTASARLLADWLVAEARGSDLK; encoded by the coding sequence ATGACACTGCCACCACTCGCCACCCTTCGTGCTTTCGAATCCGCCGCCAGAAAGGCTAGTTTTGCCCTGGCCGCGCAGGAACTTGGCATGACAGCCACTGCGGTGAGCCAGCATGTGCGCAATCTGGAAGCATGGCTTGGGGTCGCTCTTTTCGAGCGCCACGCGCGCGGCGTCAGGCTTACCCCCGCCGGAATGGAATTTGGCAACACGGTCTCGGGCAGCCTGCGGCAGATCGCTTCTGGCGCGGAGCGCATCCGCCGGGGTCACGACCGCATGACCGTGCGCCTTGCCAGCCTGCCTTCGGTAGTGGCGCATTTTCTCACGCCCCGGCTGCCCCGCTTCCGGGCCTCGCATCCAGACATACAGGTGTCGATCAGCTATTCCGGCGCGCAGCATACAAGCGCAGCCGATCTCACCATCGGGCATGGGATATCCTTCGGGGAAAATGCCGTGGCCCTGTTCAGCGCAGAAACACGTCCAACCTGCGCGCCCAGCTATATCGCCAGTGCTGGTCCCTTCAATGACGAGGCCAGCCTGTTACGCGCGGAACTGCTGCATGATGATACCGAGACGGCATGGAGAGACTGGTTTGCGGTTGGTGACATGTCGCTACCTTACGGTGCAGGTCCGATTTTCGCGGATTTTAATCTACTGGTTACAGCCTTGAAAGCGGGACAGGGTATCGGCCTCTGCCCGACGGCACTTCTTCGTAAAGAGATCGCCGAGGGCCAGTTGACAGTGCTTTTCGACCGGGCCGTCGATACGGATAAATATTACTGGCTCATCCGACCGGAAGAGATGACCGCATCGGCGCGCCTTCTCGCTGACTGGTTGGTGGCGGAAGCACGCGGGAGCGACCTGAAGTAG
- a CDS encoding HIT family protein codes for MASAYDDNNIFAKILRGEIPSHKLYEDEHTLAFMDVMPQAPGHLLVVPKTGSRNLLDADPQVLARTIAVVQKLAVAAKEAFNADGVFVAQFNEPAAGQTVFHLHFHVIPRKEGEPLKPHSGAMADGEVLKAHAEKIRAALAS; via the coding sequence ATGGCCAGCGCCTATGACGACAACAATATCTTCGCAAAAATCCTGCGCGGCGAAATTCCGAGCCACAAGCTTTATGAAGATGAGCATACGCTGGCCTTCATGGATGTGATGCCGCAGGCACCCGGCCATCTGCTCGTCGTTCCCAAGACCGGCTCCCGCAATCTGCTCGATGCCGACCCTCAAGTGCTGGCAAGAACCATTGCCGTGGTGCAGAAACTCGCCGTAGCCGCCAAGGAAGCTTTCAATGCGGATGGCGTCTTCGTCGCGCAGTTCAACGAACCGGCGGCCGGCCAGACGGTGTTCCACCTGCATTTCCACGTCATTCCGCGCAAGGAAGGCGAGCCGTTGAAACCGCATTCCGGTGCCATGGCCGACGGCGAGGTGCTGAAGGCTCATGCGGAGAAGATAAGGGCGGCGCTTGCTTCGTGA
- a CDS encoding GNAT family N-acetyltransferase, which translates to MTEDYSIRVAQSFTDIDPESWNQLSGVSRNTSEKYYNPFISHAFLSSMEDSGSATAKTGWLGHHLLLEDAVGMLVGAVPAYLKNHSQGEYVFDHGWADAFERAGGHYYPKLQCSVPFTPATGPRLLVSEAVDATRFKPLLASGLAQVTEKIGVSSAHVTFLEEDDLSALLPRDFLHRKDQQFHFINHGYRDHDDFLDALSSRKRKGLKKERRAALEHGIEIDWLTGSDLTEDIWDQFFAFYMDTGSRKWGRPYLTRKFYSLIGERMADDVLLVMAKREGRYIAGAINFIGSDALYGRHWGCIEDHPFLHFEVCYHQAIDFALAKRLKRVEAGAQGEHKLARGYVPVTTHSAHFIAHPGLRRAIADYLQREREEVEHIGDYLDEHTPFRKGERQEHEPDA; encoded by the coding sequence ATGACAGAAGATTATTCAATACGCGTTGCGCAATCCTTCACGGATATCGATCCGGAAAGCTGGAACCAGCTTTCCGGAGTTTCGCGCAATACGTCAGAAAAATACTACAACCCCTTTATTTCTCATGCGTTTTTATCCTCCATGGAGGATTCCGGCTCGGCGACGGCAAAGACCGGCTGGCTTGGCCATCACTTGCTGCTGGAAGATGCCGTGGGAATGCTCGTCGGCGCTGTGCCGGCCTATCTGAAGAACCACAGTCAGGGCGAATATGTCTTCGACCACGGCTGGGCGGACGCTTTTGAACGGGCCGGTGGTCACTATTATCCAAAACTGCAATGTTCGGTTCCCTTCACGCCTGCGACCGGGCCGAGGCTGCTTGTTTCCGAAGCCGTGGATGCCACGCGCTTCAAGCCGCTTCTGGCCTCTGGTCTCGCGCAGGTAACGGAAAAGATCGGCGTTTCCTCCGCGCATGTCACGTTTCTGGAAGAGGATGATCTGTCTGCCCTGCTGCCGCGCGATTTCCTGCACAGGAAAGACCAGCAGTTCCACTTCATCAATCACGGTTATCGCGACCACGATGATTTTCTCGACGCCCTCTCCTCGCGCAAACGCAAGGGGCTGAAAAAGGAACGCCGCGCCGCGCTGGAACATGGCATCGAGATCGACTGGCTGACCGGAAGCGATCTGACCGAAGATATCTGGGACCAGTTCTTCGCCTTCTACATGGATACCGGCAGCCGCAAATGGGGCCGGCCCTATCTGACGCGGAAGTTCTACTCGCTGATCGGCGAGCGCATGGCCGATGATGTGCTGCTGGTGATGGCCAAACGCGAGGGGCGCTACATTGCCGGGGCGATCAATTTCATCGGTTCGGATGCACTTTATGGCCGCCACTGGGGCTGCATCGAGGATCATCCCTTCCTGCATTTCGAGGTCTGTTATCATCAGGCGATCGATTTCGCGCTGGCGAAGAGATTGAAACGGGTGGAAGCCGGTGCGCAGGGCGAACACAAGCTGGCGCGTGGTTATGTGCCGGTCACTACCCATTCGGCGCATTTCATCGCCCATCCGGGCCTGCGCCGCGCCATTGCCGATTATCTTCAGCGCGAGCGCGAAGAAGTCGAGCATATCGGCGATTATCTTGATGAACACACGCCCTTCCGCAAGGGCGAGAGACAGGAACACGAACCGGACGCATAG
- a CDS encoding glycerophosphodiester phosphodiesterase, with protein sequence MTLKLSWLTAQPVAHRGYHDLNKAVWENTISAFSRAIEAGFAIECDVQLAADSVPVVFHDHDLERLTGIKGDVRERTSAELAMLSVGQTKDRVPTLKQLLTLCAGKVPLVIELKGREGEGVDDGFAEAVLEDLEGYKGHVALMSFDHHLLKDLKAAGSPWPLGLTAEGDKPEDFFRHDEAMQLGLDFISYHWGHLPNSFIEAQRKLGLPVITWTVRDENARATTYKYADQMTFEGFDPRENPSATA encoded by the coding sequence ATGACGCTCAAGCTTTCCTGGTTGACGGCTCAACCCGTCGCCCATCGTGGCTATCATGATCTCAACAAGGCGGTCTGGGAAAACACGATTTCCGCCTTTTCCCGCGCCATCGAGGCCGGTTTCGCCATCGAATGCGACGTGCAGCTGGCCGCCGACAGCGTGCCGGTGGTTTTCCATGACCACGATCTAGAAAGGCTGACCGGCATCAAGGGCGATGTGCGCGAACGCACGTCAGCCGAACTGGCGATGCTCTCCGTTGGGCAGACCAAGGACCGCGTCCCCACCCTCAAGCAGCTTCTGACACTCTGCGCCGGCAAGGTGCCGCTCGTCATCGAGCTGAAAGGCCGTGAAGGCGAAGGCGTCGACGATGGTTTTGCCGAAGCGGTGCTGGAGGACCTCGAGGGCTACAAGGGCCATGTGGCGCTGATGAGCTTCGATCATCATCTGCTGAAAGACCTGAAGGCTGCGGGCTCGCCCTGGCCGCTTGGGCTCACGGCGGAAGGCGACAAGCCGGAAGATTTCTTCAGGCATGACGAAGCGATGCAGCTGGGGCTCGATTTCATCTCCTATCATTGGGGTCATCTGCCCAACAGCTTCATCGAAGCGCAAAGAAAACTCGGGCTTCCGGTGATTACCTGGACGGTAAGGGATGAAAATGCGCGCGCGACTACCTATAAATATGCGGACCAGATGACATTCGAAGGTTTCGACCCGAGAGAGAACCCGTCCGCCACGGCATGA
- the clpS gene encoding ATP-dependent Clp protease adapter ClpS: MIAKPIYMQGEGDGEDGGTNRGTSVITRVKPKTKRPNLYRVLLLNDDYTPMEFVIHILERFFQKDREAATRIMLHVHQHGVGECGVFTYEVAETKVSQVMDFARQHQHPLQCVMEKK; this comes from the coding sequence ATGATCGCTAAGCCGATCTACATGCAGGGCGAGGGCGACGGGGAAGACGGCGGCACCAACCGCGGAACGTCTGTTATCACCCGCGTTAAGCCGAAAACGAAAAGACCGAATTTGTACCGTGTTCTTTTACTGAATGACGACTACACTCCCATGGAATTCGTCATCCATATTCTGGAGCGATTTTTCCAGAAGGATCGCGAGGCGGCAACCCGCATCATGCTGCACGTGCACCAGCACGGCGTGGGCGAATGTGGGGTGTTTACATATGAGGTCGCAGAGACGAAAGTAAGCCAGGTCATGGATTTCGCCCGACAGCACCAGCACCCGCTGCAGTGCGTCATGGAAAAGAAATGA
- a CDS encoding urea carboxylase-associated family protein, translating into MTTMPAAEPVDAAERRAISPVVVYPNGTLEAPDLARLVQAKNGMEKIDEVIIPPRGGRTFTVPKGHFFRIVSIEGPQVGDLNLWNAHDLNERFFSGKTRALHATHVSVGNRLWSNLPSLRPMATITHDTLSWYGFDEDGGGVHDVIGTRCDPYTNKLLSGGDYHHCCHSNLTNALASARGLSFREAEPHVHDVLNVFMCTGFTRDTHQYFMKASPVRPGDYLELFAEIDLIGALSACPGGDCSATHSSDMAACYPLKVEIFRPDMAVLVGWPWPDRNAYRPVE; encoded by the coding sequence ATGACTACCATGCCTGCTGCCGAACCCGTGGATGCCGCCGAGCGCCGCGCCATCAGTCCTGTCGTTGTTTATCCGAACGGCACGCTGGAGGCCCCGGACCTTGCGCGTCTCGTGCAAGCAAAGAACGGTATGGAGAAGATCGATGAGGTCATCATACCCCCGCGTGGCGGCCGCACCTTCACTGTACCCAAGGGGCATTTTTTCCGTATCGTCAGCATCGAAGGCCCGCAGGTGGGGGATTTGAATCTCTGGAACGCCCATGATCTGAACGAGCGCTTTTTCAGCGGGAAGACGCGCGCGTTGCATGCCACCCATGTTTCCGTCGGCAACCGGCTGTGGAGCAACCTGCCATCCCTGCGGCCGATGGCGACAATCACCCATGATACGCTGTCATGGTATGGCTTCGACGAGGATGGCGGCGGTGTGCATGATGTGATCGGCACCCGCTGCGATCCCTATACCAACAAGCTGCTGAGCGGTGGCGATTATCACCATTGTTGCCATTCGAACCTGACAAACGCGCTCGCTTCCGCCAGGGGCCTGTCGTTCCGAGAGGCCGAGCCGCATGTGCATGATGTGCTGAATGTCTTCATGTGCACCGGTTTCACCCGCGATACACACCAATATTTCATGAAGGCGAGCCCGGTGCGGCCGGGTGACTATTTGGAATTATTCGCGGAAATTGACCTCATCGGTGCGCTTTCCGCCTGCCCGGGCGGCGATTGCAGCGCCACGCATTCAAGTGACATGGCGGCCTGTTATCCGCTGAAGGTGGAAATTTTTCGGCCGGATATGGCCGTGCTGGTAGGCTGGCCGTGGCCGGATCGGAATGCCTACCGTCCTGTCGAGTGA
- the clpA gene encoding ATP-dependent Clp protease ATP-binding subunit ClpA, with the protein MPTFSPSLEKALHQALTFANERHHEYATLEHLLLALIDDADAAAVMAACNVDLDALRKTVSDYVDNELTNLVTGYDEDSKPTSGFQRVIQRAVIHVQSSGREEVTGANVLVAIFAERESHAAYFLQEQEMTRYDAVNYISHGIGKRPGTSQTRAPRGADEPESESKPSRGNPEEDGSSAKKQQDALKAYCVNLNDKARNGKIDPLIGRHDEVNRTIQILCRRSKNNPLYVGDPGVGKTAIAEGLAKRIVEGKVPEALANDTIFSLDMGTLLAGTRYRGDFEERLKQVVKELEEFPGAVLFIDEIHTVIGAGATSGGAMDASNLLKPALSSGAIRCIGSTTYKEYRQFFEKDRALVRRFQKIDVNEPSIDDAIAIMKGLKPYFEDYHHLRYSNEAIKAAVELSARYISDRKLPDKAIDVIDETGAAQMLLPASKRRKLITEREIEATIATMARIPPKTVSKDDEMVLANLEKELRSVVYGQDIAIEALATAIKLARAGLREPNKPIGSYVFSGPTGVGKTEVAKQLAASLGVEMLRFDMSEYMERHTVSRLLGAPPGYVGFDQGGLLTDGVDQHPHSVVLLDEIEKAHPDIYNILLQVMDHGSLTDHNGKKIDFRNVILIMTTNAGASEMAKSAIGFGSSRRTGEDEEAINRLFTPEFRNRLDAIIPFSPLPTAVIHKVVQKFVMQLETQLSERNVTFDLHEDAISWLAEKGYDEKMGARPLSRVIQEHIKKPLANEILFGKLKKGGVVSVTVGKKDDGADGLILEVLPETAPVKPQPEAELKAAKSPGKPKAKAKTASKAAKTADEAEILVAEADKSDEDKPRRKTNTVPKVPKKK; encoded by the coding sequence GTGCCAACTTTTTCCCCAAGTCTCGAGAAGGCGCTGCACCAGGCACTGACCTTTGCGAATGAGCGTCACCACGAATATGCGACGCTCGAACACCTGCTTCTGGCGCTGATCGACGACGCGGATGCCGCCGCCGTTATGGCTGCCTGCAATGTCGATCTCGACGCGCTGCGCAAGACCGTCAGCGATTACGTCGACAATGAACTGACTAACCTCGTCACCGGTTATGACGAGGATTCCAAACCCACATCCGGCTTCCAGCGCGTCATCCAGCGCGCCGTCATCCATGTTCAGTCGTCCGGCCGCGAGGAAGTGACTGGCGCCAATGTGCTTGTGGCCATTTTTGCCGAGCGCGAAAGCCATGCCGCCTATTTCCTGCAGGAACAGGAAATGACCCGTTACGATGCGGTCAATTACATCTCTCACGGCATCGGCAAGCGTCCGGGCACGTCGCAGACGCGCGCGCCGCGCGGTGCCGATGAGCCCGAAAGCGAAAGCAAGCCCAGCCGCGGTAATCCCGAGGAAGACGGATCGTCCGCCAAGAAGCAGCAGGATGCGCTGAAGGCCTATTGCGTCAACCTCAACGACAAGGCGAGGAACGGCAAGATCGACCCGCTGATCGGCCGTCACGACGAGGTCAATCGCACCATCCAGATTCTCTGCCGCCGCTCCAAGAACAACCCGCTTTATGTGGGTGATCCGGGCGTGGGCAAGACGGCGATCGCCGAGGGCCTGGCCAAGCGTATCGTCGAAGGTAAGGTGCCGGAGGCGCTCGCCAATGACACCATCTTCTCGCTCGACATGGGCACGCTGCTTGCCGGCACCCGTTATCGCGGTGATTTCGAGGAGCGTCTGAAGCAGGTCGTCAAGGAACTGGAAGAGTTTCCGGGCGCGGTTCTGTTCATCGATGAAATCCATACCGTCATCGGTGCCGGCGCCACATCCGGCGGCGCGATGGATGCATCGAACCTGTTGAAGCCTGCGCTGTCATCGGGTGCTATCCGTTGCATCGGTTCGACCACCTACAAGGAATATCGCCAGTTCTTCGAAAAGGACCGCGCGCTGGTGCGTCGTTTCCAGAAGATCGACGTCAACGAGCCGTCGATCGATGATGCCATTGCGATCATGAAGGGTCTGAAGCCCTATTTCGAGGATTATCATCACCTCAGATATTCCAACGAGGCGATCAAGGCCGCCGTTGAATTGTCGGCTCGCTATATCTCCGACCGCAAGCTGCCGGACAAGGCGATCGACGTGATCGACGAGACAGGTGCCGCACAGATGCTGCTGCCAGCCTCCAAGCGCCGCAAGCTGATCACCGAACGGGAAATCGAGGCCACCATCGCGACGATGGCCCGCATTCCGCCGAAGACGGTTTCCAAGGATGACGAGATGGTTCTCGCCAATCTTGAAAAGGAACTGCGCTCGGTCGTTTATGGTCAGGACATCGCCATCGAGGCGCTGGCGACCGCCATCAAGCTGGCGCGTGCCGGCTTGCGCGAGCCGAACAAGCCGATCGGCTCCTATGTCTTCTCCGGCCCGACGGGCGTGGGCAAGACGGAAGTGGCCAAGCAGCTTGCCGCCTCGCTCGGTGTCGAGATGCTGCGCTTCGACATGTCGGAATATATGGAGCGCCATACCGTCTCACGTCTGCTCGGCGCACCTCCCGGTTATGTCGGCTTCGATCAGGGCGGTCTTTTGACCGACGGCGTCGATCAACATCCACATTCCGTGGTGCTGCTGGACGAAATCGAAAAGGCGCATCCTGATATCTACAACATCCTGTTGCAGGTGATGGACCACGGCTCGCTGACCGACCATAACGGCAAGAAGATCGACTTCCGCAACGTCATCCTGATCATGACGACCAATGCGGGTGCGTCCGAAATGGCGAAATCGGCGATCGGTTTCGGCTCTTCGCGCCGCACGGGTGAGGATGAAGAGGCGATCAACCGCCTGTTCACGCCGGAGTTCCGCAACCGTCTGGATGCGATCATTCCGTTCTCGCCGCTGCCAACAGCCGTTATACACAAGGTGGTGCAGAAGTTCGTCATGCAGCTGGAAACCCAGCTCTCCGAACGTAACGTCACCTTCGACCTGCATGAGGATGCGATCTCCTGGCTGGCGGAAAAGGGTTACGACGAAAAGATGGGTGCCCGCCCGCTGTCGCGCGTGATCCAGGAACACATCAAGAAGCCGCTCGCCAATGAAATCCTCTTCGGCAAGCTGAAGAAGGGTGGCGTCGTCAGTGTCACCGTTGGCAAGAAGGATGACGGCGCCGACGGTCTGATTCTCGAGGTTCTGCCGGAGACCGCGCCCGTGAAACCGCAGCCGGAAGCCGAGCTGAAGGCGGCGAAATCGCCGGGCAAGCCGAAAGCCAAAGCGAAAACGGCTTCCAAGGCGGCAAAGACTGCCGATGAGGCTGAGATTCTGGTGGCCGAGGCCGACAAGTCTGATGAGGACAAGCCGCGCCGCAAGACCAATACGGTGCCGAAAGTACCGAAGAAGAAGTAG
- a CDS encoding AzlD domain-containing protein — MMTDNWWAPYLFIAIAGWLATDLWRWLGVLAGNRLKEDSEALYWVRAVATALVMAVTAKLIVFPTGSLEASPMWLRIGAAILGFIAFLVAGQRVIVGVAVPIVLLAAGLFLRGF, encoded by the coding sequence ATGATGACCGATAACTGGTGGGCGCCGTATCTGTTCATCGCCATCGCAGGCTGGCTGGCGACCGATCTCTGGCGCTGGCTCGGCGTCCTCGCCGGTAACCGGTTGAAAGAGGATTCCGAAGCGCTTTATTGGGTAAGGGCGGTCGCCACCGCACTGGTCATGGCCGTCACCGCCAAGCTCATCGTCTTTCCAACCGGATCGCTGGAAGCGTCGCCCATGTGGCTGCGCATCGGCGCGGCCATCCTCGGTTTCATCGCATTTCTAGTTGCCGGCCAGCGCGTCATCGTTGGCGTGGCGGTTCCAATTGTGCTTCTAGCGGCTGGGCTGTTTTTGCGCGGTTTTTAA
- a CDS encoding AzlC family ABC transporter permease yields the protein MQTAESDVIPLSGWFFRGMRGIFSLPSLILMTSFVGFSAFALESGVARGEAVFMTLVIWALPAKMILIGSMVGGANLAACFLAVTLSSVRMMPMVASIVPEMRGAKTPTWILLFLSHFVAITAWVFATQNLSKVPREARAAWFAGFGITLTVVNAIIVGLCYGVVAAFPPLVAGVLFFLTPVYFIASIWASARHSVVKVAFVIGVIAGPAFALVAPEFDILYAGIGGGTLAYVIDRYVFRRRIKPVSPEGEP from the coding sequence ATGCAGACTGCCGAAAGCGACGTCATCCCCCTCAGCGGCTGGTTCTTCCGGGGAATGCGGGGCATTTTCTCGCTGCCCTCGCTCATTCTCATGACATCTTTTGTCGGTTTCAGCGCCTTTGCGCTGGAATCCGGGGTGGCGCGCGGCGAAGCGGTGTTCATGACGCTTGTCATCTGGGCCTTGCCGGCCAAGATGATCCTGATCGGCTCCATGGTCGGCGGCGCCAACCTTGCCGCCTGTTTTCTGGCGGTCACGCTGTCTTCGGTGCGGATGATGCCGATGGTCGCCTCCATCGTTCCGGAAATGCGCGGTGCGAAGACGCCGACATGGATCTTGCTGTTTCTCTCGCATTTCGTCGCGATCACGGCCTGGGTCTTCGCTACGCAAAATCTTTCAAAGGTGCCGCGTGAAGCACGCGCCGCCTGGTTCGCCGGTTTCGGCATCACGCTCACGGTCGTCAACGCCATCATCGTTGGCCTTTGTTACGGCGTGGTCGCCGCGTTTCCGCCGCTCGTTGCGGGTGTGCTGTTCTTTCTGACGCCGGTCTATTTCATCGCATCCATCTGGGCTTCGGCCCGCCATTCCGTCGTCAAGGTCGCCTTCGTCATCGGCGTGATTGCCGGACCCGCCTTTGCGTTGGTCGCACCGGAATTCGATATTCTCTATGCCGGTATCGGTGGCGGCACTTTGGCCTACGTCATCGATCGCTACGTTTTCCGCCGCCGGATCAAACCCGTCTCACCAGAGGGCGAACCATGA
- the cckA gene encoding cell cycle histidine kinase CckA, with protein MTRVRETSDNDLPLVDRRARSGTVLRILLLALVLIAAAAAFVYFKDSLENEIVLGILGVLAMMGIFFLVSSIIGFIEVMPQSQSDGLARRFLSAHPEGTLITDAKGHMVYANATYCRMSGTTKASDIQSLETLLSRSRESTEALYRLINVLREGRDGYEEFRLLKPLGDDTGAGPHWYRLKGRVLKDAGGEGLHVFQIADITPEREDQERFFRELQNAIDYLDHAPAGFFSASRKGEIVYLNATLSEWLGIDLAQFSPGSMTISDIVAGEGMALIDSVHPQGTAKRTEILDLDMRRVNGQSMPARLVHQVTAKDGAPGESRTIVLMRSKGQEDTESSSAMRFTRFFNNTPMAIASLDGEGRILRINAPFLKLFSGVVGRDDIDRGVALETVLHDNEKPRLEQALAEAKDRQGDIAPFDSRHPSDEGRHFRFYVNAVIDQDDEAPEEVAIVYAIEVTEQKALETQMAQTQKMNAVGTLAGGIAHDFNNVLTAILLSSDHLLLQARPADPSFADLMEIKRNANRAAVLVRQLLAFSRKQTMRPAVLNLTDVIGDLRMLVDRLISGTNVKLEVDYGRDLWPVKTDLSQFEQVLINLCVNARDAMPDGGKITIRTRNVDEKEIAALGRPEFPAEDMVMVEVADNGTGIPPEIMDKIFEPFFTTKEVGKGTGLGLSMVYGIVKQSGGYIYPESEVGKGTAFRIYLPRHVVEVVQVMGQDGEMVAAPVVAAEPVKEEPLDLTGKSAVVLLVEDEEAVRRGGKRMLETRGYTVHEAGSGIEALEVMEELEGKVDIVVSDVVMPEMDGPSLLRELRKSYPDLKFIFVSGYAEDAFARNLPADAKFGFLPKPFSLKQLAIAVREMLDDKE; from the coding sequence ATGACACGGGTGCGCGAGACAAGCGACAACGACCTTCCGCTGGTGGACAGGCGTGCCCGTTCCGGCACGGTCTTGCGCATTCTGCTTCTGGCGCTGGTTCTGATCGCGGCCGCGGCCGCCTTCGTTTATTTCAAGGATTCGCTGGAAAACGAAATCGTGCTCGGCATTCTCGGCGTGCTGGCCATGATGGGCATCTTCTTCCTCGTCTCGTCGATCATCGGCTTCATCGAGGTGATGCCGCAATCGCAATCGGACGGCCTTGCCCGCCGGTTTCTTTCGGCCCACCCCGAAGGCACGCTGATCACCGATGCCAAGGGGCATATGGTCTATGCCAACGCCACCTATTGCCGCATGAGCGGGACCACGAAGGCGAGCGACATCCAGAGCCTCGAGACGCTTTTGTCGCGCAGCCGCGAATCGACCGAAGCGCTTTATCGTCTCATCAACGTGCTGCGCGAAGGCCGCGACGGTTACGAGGAGTTCCGGCTGCTGAAACCGCTCGGCGATGATACCGGCGCGGGGCCGCATTGGTACAGGCTGAAAGGCCGGGTGCTGAAGGATGCGGGCGGCGAGGGGCTGCACGTTTTCCAGATCGCCGACATCACGCCGGAGCGCGAGGATCAGGAGCGTTTCTTCCGCGAATTGCAGAACGCCATCGATTACCTCGATCACGCCCCTGCCGGTTTCTTTTCCGCCAGCCGCAAGGGCGAGATCGTTTATCTGAACGCCACCCTGTCGGAATGGCTCGGCATCGATCTAGCGCAGTTTTCGCCGGGTTCGATGACCATCTCGGATATCGTCGCCGGCGAAGGCATGGCGCTGATCGATTCCGTCCATCCGCAGGGCACGGCCAAGCGCACCGAAATCCTCGATCTCGACATGCGCCGGGTGAACGGCCAGAGCATGCCGGCCCGCCTCGTGCATCAGGTTACGGCAAAGGATGGTGCGCCGGGTGAGAGCCGGACGATCGTTCTGATGCGTTCGAAGGGGCAGGAGGATACGGAATCCTCCTCCGCCATGCGCTTCACGCGCTTCTTCAACAATACGCCGATGGCGATCGCCTCGCTTGATGGCGAAGGCCGCATCCTGCGCATCAACGCGCCGTTCCTCAAGCTCTTTTCCGGCGTCGTCGGGCGTGACGATATCGACCGAGGCGTGGCACTCGAAACCGTTCTTCACGACAATGAGAAGCCGCGGCTGGAGCAGGCTTTGGCCGAAGCCAAGGATCGTCAGGGTGATATCGCACCGTTCGATTCCCGCCATCCGAGCGACGAGGGCCGGCATTTCCGTTTCTACGTCAACGCCGTCATCGACCAGGACGACGAGGCGCCGGAAGAAGTGGCGATCGTTTACGCCATCGAGGTGACCGAGCAGAAGGCGCTCGAAACCCAGATGGCGCAGACCCAGAAGATGAATGCGGTCGGCACGCTGGCGGGCGGCATTGCCCACGACTTCAACAACGTTCTCACCGCCATCCTGCTGTCGTCCGACCATCTTCTGCTGCAGGCGCGGCCCGCCGATCCGAGCTTTGCCGATCTCATGGAGATCAAACGCAATGCCAACCGCGCCGCCGTGCTGGTGCGCCAGCTTCTCGCTTTCTCGCGAAAGCAGACGATGCGTCCGGCCGTCCTCAACCTGACCGACGTGATCGGCGATCTTCGCATGCTGGTCGACCGGTTGATATCAGGCACCAATGTCAAGCTTGAGGTCGATTACGGCCGCGATCTCTGGCCGGTAAAGACCGATCTCTCGCAATTCGAGCAGGTGCTCATCAATCTCTGCGTCAATGCGCGCGATGCCATGCCCGATGGTGGCAAAATCACCATCAGGACGCGCAACGTCGATGAGAAGGAAATCGCAGCGCTTGGCCGTCCCGAATTCCCGGCCGAAGACATGGTCATGGTGGAAGTCGCCGATAACGGCACGGGCATTCCGCCTGAAATCATGGACAAGATTTTCGAGCCCTTTTTCACCACCAAGGAAGTCGGCAAGGGCACGGGTCTTGGCCTTTCGATGGTCTACGGCATCGTCAAGCAGTCGGGTGGTTACATCTACCCCGAATCGGAAGTGGGCAAGGGAACCGCCTTCCGCATCTATCTGCCGCGCCATGTGGTCGAGGTCGTTCAGGTGATGGGACAGGACGGCGAGATGGTTGCCGCGCCGGTCGTGGCGGCGGAGCCGGTGAAGGAAGAACCGCTGGATCTCACCGGCAAATCCGCCGTCGTGCTGCTGGTGGAGGACGAGGAGGCGGTGAGGCGCGGTGGCAAGCGTATGCTGGAAACCCGCGGCTACACCGTGCACGAGGCCGGTTCCGGCATCGAGGCACTGGAAGTGATGGAGGAACTGGAAGGCAAGGTCGACATCGTCGTATCCGACGTCGTGATGCCGGAAATGGACGGTCCGTCGCTGCTGAGAGAATTGCGCAAATCCTATCCAGACCTGAAATTCATCTTCGTTTCCGGTTATGCTGAGGATGCTTTTGCCAGGAACCTGCCGGCGGATGCCAAGTTCGGTTTCCTGCCGAAACCATTCTCGCTGAAGCAACTCGCCATCGCCGTTCGCGAAATGCTCGACGACAAGGAGTGA